Below is a window of Nitrospira sp. DNA.
CTGTGGTGAGTAGAACAGGTTTTTGGCCAGTTGCTGGGTGATGGTACTCCCACCCTGAATGACCGTTCCCCGTGTGAGATTGGTCCATACGGCACGTAACACGGCAACCGGATCGATGCCCAGATGGCTGAAGAATCGACGGTCCTCGATCGCCAGCAGAATATCGAGAAACCGTGGCGACAGGTCGTCGTATGACACCCATTCGCGGACTTGCCGCGAAGCGCCACGCAGTCCGCTGATCAGTTGAGGCTCCAGATACGCGGGAAATAACTCGTCGCCACTCTGAATCGAGAGTACCCGTGCCACACGCCCCTGATCGAGCACCAGCCGAGTGGGGACGGGCCGCAGATGCAAATCACCAAACTCGTGCAGATGGATGTCGATTTCAGAGGGCGTCACGCGATATTCGCCGGGTGTGCGGACGGCCGCATCGACCTGGTGGTACCCGAGACGGTTGAGGCGTTCGATAAGATGCGAGGCAGCAATGTCCAAATCGGGCTTCAGCAGGAACGGGGCGCCATAAATGAGGCGGGGGGGATGCTCATCACCCGTCGGCAGGGCCAGGCTGGTGGAAAGGTAGAGGCCGTAGGTCAGGGCGCTCCCTGCGGCAAGGAGCACGACGCCCACTAGGATCAGAAGCCCTCGTACGAACCAGCGCCTAACGACCGTCACCACCACATCCCCATAGGCCGAGCATACGCGATCCGGCGGACGAAATCACATCCGGCCACCTCGTTGAATCTCCCGTCGGCCCGGTCCAGGCTTGACAAAGCGCCCGCCGTGCTCTTAGATGATCGCACACGGCCGGTTGCCTACGATCTTGTACCTAGACTTAGCCATACGAGGAAAGCACCGGTGAAGACACGACGATCCGCCACCGACAACTCCTTCCATGCGTTACAGAACATCCGCTCCGGTGCGGCGAAATTGCCGCATCCGACTGATCGCCGTCGCACCACGAGAGAACCACACAACCGATTCACGACTGGACGCGTGTCGTCCGTGTGCAGCCTCCTGCTCGCCGGCATGATCGCCACGTGTCCGGCTGTGGTGTCAGCAGGCAGTTTTCGCATTTACGATCACAGTGCCTCGGCAACCGGTCAAGCGTCCGCATTCACGGCCCAAGCCGACGATGCCTCGGCCGGGTACTACAATCCGGCCGGCATGACCCAACTCCGCGGCGTGCAACTGTCGGCCGGCACCACACTCATCGCCGGTGGGTTCTCGTTCCAGAATGCCGCAGGCACGCAGGCCAATGGAGACCTTCGCGGCAGTGTGGCCGTTCCGCCTCCATCTAATTTCTACATCACCGCGAACCTCAAGGATCTCGGCATCGGTTCGTCCGAGAGCACCGCGGTCGGCCTGGCCGTCTTCAGCCCCTTCGGCACATTAACCCGTTGGCCGGACAGCAGCCCCTTTGCGACCGCCACCACCAAAGCCGCCTTCGAGTTGATCGATATTCGTCCGTCCATCGCCTTTAGACCGCTGCCAGATCTGGCCATCGGCTTGGGAGCGGATGTGTATACCTTTTCGGGAGCGTTCGGCGAAGGGCAAGTGGAGCGTCAGTTTCGCTGGCCGGGCGGGCGCGGCATTCCCGCCGGGACCGGCATGGAATTGAATGGGCGGGACACGGCGGCCGGCTTCAATGCCAGCCTGCTGTACACGCCGTTGCGAAATGAAGATGGCCGCCCGCTCGTCAACATCGGCCTCATCTATCGCAGCCAGGCCACGCTGCATCTCGACGGCCAATTGCTCGCCGGCGGTACCCATGTGGCGGACGCCCGCACGACCTTTGTCGTGCCGCAGGTACTCACCGGCGGCATCGCACTCTGGCCCGTTCGCAACACAGAACGGGAATGGAAATTGGAATTGGATGTGGACTATACAGGCTGGAAATCGGTCCGCAACCTGGACGCTCACTTGTCGAACGGCCTCACCGTCGCCACCCCGGCCAACTGGATCAGCGGCTACACCGTGATGATCGGAACGGAGCACAAATGGCTGAATCCCGCACCGCTGCCGGATTGGGACGTCGCCTTGCGCGCCGGGTACTGGCATTCCCAGAAAGCCATTCCCGACCAAACCTTCAACCCTGCTATCCCCGACGGCGACAACCATGCCGTCTCCACCGGAATCGGGTTCATGTGCCGGGAACATGGCCGGTTTCTCGGGGTCATTCCTTGCGGCGGGTCCGGCAAAACGCTCAGCCCCAAGGGACTCGGTCTCGACCTGGCCTACCAGGCCATCCTGTATGAAAATAGAACCGTCGCCGGCAACATCAATCCAACCGTCAACGGTACCTATCGCACGACCTTGCATGTCGGCTCCATTAACCTCCGGGTGAATTTTTGATGCCCCGCTGTTCTCGGACCCGTGTTAGAGTACCGTCATTCACGATGCGCACCGAAGGCCTAACCATCTCCCCTGTGGCTTGTGCGCGGTGATTCCGTTTTCGAGCGAGGCCTCTCCATGGATCGCCCGTCTCAGGCTGACTCAACCTCCGACCTCCACGCCCAACAAATTCACGTCCTCTATCGCAACATGCCGACCGGTGTGTTGGCCAGCGCCGCCAATGCGGCAATTCTCGCTGCCGTGGAGTGGTCGGTCGTTCCGCATGCGCCGCTGGTAGCCTGGGTCCTGCTCCTGTGGCTCATCGCCGCCGCACGGGCGATCCTGATTCTGCAATATCGCCGTGCGACTCCAGCTGGCCGGGCTCGTTCTGACTGGCACCGCTGGATGTTGATCAGCACCACCGCAGCCGGTGTCGCCTGGGGCGGCAGCGTCTATTTCCTCACCGCAGACATCCCACTTCCTTATGAATTGGTGCACCTGTTCGTCCTGGGAGGCATGACCGCGGGGGCCATCTCCGTGCTCTCGGTCTCGCTGCCCCTCTTTCTCTGTTACGCCATGCCGGTCACACTGCCCGTTCTCGGACACCTGCTGTTCAGCGGACAGGACTTTCATCTCATCATGGGAGCCATGGGCTGCCTGTTCCTTCTCGCCACCGTTCACTCGGCGTGGAATTTCAATCGTGTACTGATGTCCTCCATACGCTTGCAGTTGGAAAAGGTCAGCCTGGTGCAGTCGCTCACCACACGCACGGAAGCCGTGGAACGGCTGAATCAGGACATCACCAAAGAGATCCACGAACGTCGCATCATCGAGGACCATCTCCGAACTGCTCAGAGTGACCTGGAACAGCGCATCGCCGAGCGCACCACCGATCTTGCGCAGGCCAATGCCAGACTGCAGGAAGAGGTGCGTGAGCATCGCCTCACAGAAGGCGCGCGGCTCTCGAGTGAGAAGCGATTCAACTATCTCACCGACAACCTGAACCAGGGAGTGTGGTTCGCACGTGCCCAACCGCCGCAGGTGCTGTACGTGAATCCGGCGTTTGAACGAATCTGGGGATTGCCGGCCGCACGGTTCTATGACAATCCCAAACTCTGGCGGGATTGTGTGCACCCGGATGATCAACGGATGGTGATGGAAGTCTATGATGCGGAGTTGACCAGTCCGACCGGGCGAGATATGCAGCTGCTGTATCGCATTGTCCGCCCTGACGGAAAAATTCGATGGATCCATGATCGGATGGTCATCCACCGCTCTGAAACAGGCGACGTCGACAACCTGAGTGGGATCACCGAAGACATTACCGAAGCCCGCGAACTGGAAGACCAGCTGAGGCAGGCCCAGAAAATGGAGGC
It encodes the following:
- a CDS encoding outer membrane protein transport protein; the protein is MIATCPAVVSAGSFRIYDHSASATGQASAFTAQADDASAGYYNPAGMTQLRGVQLSAGTTLIAGGFSFQNAAGTQANGDLRGSVAVPPPSNFYITANLKDLGIGSSESTAVGLAVFSPFGTLTRWPDSSPFATATTKAAFELIDIRPSIAFRPLPDLAIGLGADVYTFSGAFGEGQVERQFRWPGGRGIPAGTGMELNGRDTAAGFNASLLYTPLRNEDGRPLVNIGLIYRSQATLHLDGQLLAGGTHVADARTTFVVPQVLTGGIALWPVRNTEREWKLELDVDYTGWKSVRNLDAHLSNGLTVATPANWISGYTVMIGTEHKWLNPAPLPDWDVALRAGYWHSQKAIPDQTFNPAIPDGDNHAVSTGIGFMCREHGRFLGVIPCGGSGKTLSPKGLGLDLAYQAILYENRTVAGNINPTVNGTYRTTLHVGSINLRVNF
- a CDS encoding response regulator gives rise to the protein MDRPSQADSTSDLHAQQIHVLYRNMPTGVLASAANAAILAAVEWSVVPHAPLVAWVLLLWLIAAARAILILQYRRATPAGRARSDWHRWMLISTTAAGVAWGGSVYFLTADIPLPYELVHLFVLGGMTAGAISVLSVSLPLFLCYAMPVTLPVLGHLLFSGQDFHLIMGAMGCLFLLATVHSAWNFNRVLMSSIRLQLEKVSLVQSLTTRTEAVERLNQDITKEIHERRIIEDHLRTAQSDLEQRIAERTTDLAQANARLQEEVREHRLTEGARLSSEKRFNYLTDNLNQGVWFARAQPPQVLYVNPAFERIWGLPAARFYDNPKLWRDCVHPDDQRMVMEVYDAELTSPTGRDMQLLYRIVRPDGKIRWIHDRMVIHRSETGDVDNLSGITEDITEARELEDQLRQAQKMEAVGRLAGGVAHDFNNVMTVILGYSAVLLQELSQNSSARYFVQEIQRAGERCAALTGQLLAFSRKQMLHPVSLDLHRVIRDLMALLKSLIGEHVTIVLQLDPSPRWVKADAVQLEQVLLNLAVNARDAMPHGGTLTIDTSQVFPENVWGPNHDARTSRTYVRLRVHDTGTGIDAATKAKIFEPFFTTKPPGRGTGLGLSTVYGIVHQSGGSISVESSVGHGTTMTVFLPEVVPPHVALPAAVSTPDPKQATEIILLVEDEPSVRLLTQHILRTHGYTVHEAEDGFQALDLIRRNSLHVDLLVTDLVMPGMNGKELATRLRSHFADLKVLYMSGYSDNPPVTGDESQGQTTFLQKPFSPEDLIRLVGEMLQPVSST